The following are encoded together in the Ictalurus punctatus breed USDA103 chromosome 1, Coco_2.0, whole genome shotgun sequence genome:
- the xrcc2 gene encoding DNA repair protein XRCC2 isoform X2, whose translation MDQHIFPVNGGPAQGDVIEFHGVEGSGKTEMLYHLLSRCILPTHCGGLEVEAFFVDTDYHFDMLRLVSILEARLTSSPLESEMEEVVRSSLRRLSVLHCSSSVQLLLTLHYLEGILCSRPALCLLVIDSISSFYWIDRANGGDSLVRQEANLRKCTEILDRLRRDYGVVVFATTHAVMRNYSSSSTASGPAEPSRSTPSWKCSSDFDKQYLCRAWQKLLTHRLLFSKSDHSSVSEDHKQLFSVASNTVRTKGVHRCVFYVTEAGVQFSE comes from the exons ATGGATCAGCACATTTTCCCTGTAAATGGTGGTCCAGCTCAAG GTGATGTCATTGAGTTTCACGGAGTAGAAGGGAGTGGTAAGACCGAGATGTTGTACCACCTCCTGAGCCGCTGCATCCTCCCCACACACTGCGGAGGCTTGGAGGTGGAGGCCTTCTTCGTAGACACGGACTACCACTTTGACATGCTGCGTCTGGTGAGCATCCTGGAGGCCCGTCTGACCTCGTCGCCGCTGGAGAGCGAGATGGAGGAGGTGGTCCGTTCCAGTTTGCGTCGCCTCTCTGTGCTCCACTGCTCCAGCTCCGTCCAGCTCCTCCTCACACTACACTATTTGGAGGGAATCCTGTGCAGCCGGCCCGCCCTCTGCCTGCTCGTCATAGACAGTATTTCCTCCTTCTATTGGATTGACCGTGCCAACGGGGGTGACAGCTTGGTTCGGCAGGAAGCCAACCTGAGGAAGTGCACCGAGATACTGGATAGGCTCAGGAGAGACTATGGCGTTGTCGTTTTTGCCACCACACATGCGGTTATGAGGAATTATTCATCCAGCTCGACAGCGTCTGGACCGGCAGAGCCGAGCAGATCCACTCCTTCATGGAAGTGCAGCTCGGACTTCGACAAGCAGTATCTTTGCCGAGCCTGGCAAAAATTACTAACACACAGACTTCTGTTCTCAAAAAGTGACCACAGTAGTGTATCTGAGGACCACAAACAGCTTTTCTCTGTGGCAAGTAACACTGTAAGGACTAAAGGTGTTCATCGATGTGTGTTTTATGTCACAGAAGCGGGCGTTCAGTTTAGCGAGTGA
- the xrcc2 gene encoding DNA repair protein XRCC2 isoform X1, with translation MRRAYTVVRGEEMSGRVRMAENCAQLLARIEGRRSLKDMDQHIFPVNGGPAQGDVIEFHGVEGSGKTEMLYHLLSRCILPTHCGGLEVEAFFVDTDYHFDMLRLVSILEARLTSSPLESEMEEVVRSSLRRLSVLHCSSSVQLLLTLHYLEGILCSRPALCLLVIDSISSFYWIDRANGGDSLVRQEANLRKCTEILDRLRRDYGVVVFATTHAVMRNYSSSSTASGPAEPSRSTPSWKCSSDFDKQYLCRAWQKLLTHRLLFSKSDHSSVSEDHKQLFSVASNTVRTKGVHRCVFYVTEAGVQFSE, from the exons atgcgcagagcCTACACGGTGGTGAGAGGTGAGGAGATGTCAGGTCGGGTCAGGATGGCTGAAAATTGTGCACAG CTCTTAGCCAGGATTGAGGGGAGGCGATCACTCAAAGACATGGATCAGCACATTTTCCCTGTAAATGGTGGTCCAGCTCAAG GTGATGTCATTGAGTTTCACGGAGTAGAAGGGAGTGGTAAGACCGAGATGTTGTACCACCTCCTGAGCCGCTGCATCCTCCCCACACACTGCGGAGGCTTGGAGGTGGAGGCCTTCTTCGTAGACACGGACTACCACTTTGACATGCTGCGTCTGGTGAGCATCCTGGAGGCCCGTCTGACCTCGTCGCCGCTGGAGAGCGAGATGGAGGAGGTGGTCCGTTCCAGTTTGCGTCGCCTCTCTGTGCTCCACTGCTCCAGCTCCGTCCAGCTCCTCCTCACACTACACTATTTGGAGGGAATCCTGTGCAGCCGGCCCGCCCTCTGCCTGCTCGTCATAGACAGTATTTCCTCCTTCTATTGGATTGACCGTGCCAACGGGGGTGACAGCTTGGTTCGGCAGGAAGCCAACCTGAGGAAGTGCACCGAGATACTGGATAGGCTCAGGAGAGACTATGGCGTTGTCGTTTTTGCCACCACACATGCGGTTATGAGGAATTATTCATCCAGCTCGACAGCGTCTGGACCGGCAGAGCCGAGCAGATCCACTCCTTCATGGAAGTGCAGCTCGGACTTCGACAAGCAGTATCTTTGCCGAGCCTGGCAAAAATTACTAACACACAGACTTCTGTTCTCAAAAAGTGACCACAGTAGTGTATCTGAGGACCACAAACAGCTTTTCTCTGTGGCAAGTAACACTGTAAGGACTAAAGGTGTTCATCGATGTGTGTTTTATGTCACAGAAGCGGGCGTTCAGTTTAGCGAGTGA
- the actr3b gene encoding actin-related protein 3B produces MAVPLPPCVIDFGTGYMKIGYAGNTEPQFIMPSCIAIRETAGVGDQAQRRLVKGVDDLDFFIGDEALDKPNYATKWPIRHGIVEDWDLMEKFMEQVIFKYLRAEPEDHNFLVTEPPLNTPENREYLAEIMFETFNVPGLYIAVQAVLALAASWTSRQVGERTLTGIVIDSGDGVTHAIPVAEGYVIGSCIKHIPIAGRDITYFIQQLLRDREVGIPPEQSLETAKAIKERFCYICPDIVKEFTKYDTDPAKWIKKYKGINAVNKNEFQIDVGYERFLGPEIFFHPEFANPDFMEPISDIIDEVIQSCPIDVRRPLYKNIVLSGGSTMFRDFGRRLQRDLKRVVDARLRLSEELSGGRIKPKPIEVQVITHHMQRYAVWFGGSMLASTPEFFHVCHTKKDYEEHGPSICRHNPVFGIMS; encoded by the exons ATGGCAGTGCCTTTACCTCCATGTGTCATCGACTTTGGGACTGG CTACATGAAGATCGGTTATGCTGGAAACACTGAGCCGCAGTTTATCATGCCGTCCT gcattgCGATCAGAGAGACAGCTGGAGTTGGAGACCAGGCTCAGAGACGCCTCGTGAAGGGAGTGGATGATCTGGATTTCTTCATCGGTGATGAAGCACTCGACAAGCCCAACTATGCAACCAAG TGGCCCATCAGGCATGGCATCGTCGAGGACTGGGATCTGATGGAGAAGTTTATGGAGCAGGTCATTTTTAAATACCTCAGAGCCGAGCCAGAAGATCACAACTTCCTCGTG ACAGAGCCTCCTCTGAACACACCGGAGAACAGAGAATATTTAGCCGAGATCATGTTTGAAACGTTCAACGTTCCTGGCCTTTACATCGCCGTCCAG GCTGTTCTGGCTCTAGCAGCCTCGTGGACGTCCAGGCAGGTTGGAGAGCGAACGCTAACAGGAATCGTCATTGACAGTGGAGATGGAGTCACGCATGCGATACCTGTG GCAGAGGGCTACGTGATTGGGAGCTGTATAAAGCACATCCCTATAGCAGGCCGAGACATCACCTACTTCATCCAGCAGCTcctcagagacagagaggtcgGGATTCCTCCAGAACAGTCTCTGGAGACCGCAAAGGCAATCAAG GAGAGGTTCTGCTACATCTGCCCAGACATTGTGAAAGAGTTCACGAAGTACGACACAGACCCAGCGAAATGGataaagaaatataaaggcATCAATGCCGTCAACAAAAATGAGTTTCAGATAGATGTGGGATATGAACGCTTTCTTGGACCAGAGATTTTCTTCCATCCAGAG TTTGCCAACCCGGACTTCATGGAGCCCATTTCAGATATCATAGATGAGGTCATTCAGAGCTGTCCGATAGATGTGAGAAGGCCTCTTTACAAG aatatAGTGCTCTCTGGAGGATCCACTATGTTCAGGGACTTTGGTCGACGGCTACAAAGGGATCTGAAGCGTGTAGTCGATGCCAGACTCCGACTCAGTGAGGAGCTAAGTGGAGGCCGGATAAAG CCTAAACCAATTGAGGTACAGGTGATCACGCATCATATGCAGAGATATGCTGTCTGGTTTGGAGGGTCCATGTTGGCTTCCACG cccGAGTTCTTCCATGTGTGTCACACAAAGAAAGACTACGAAGAGCACGGCCCCAGTATCTGTCGACATAATCCAGTGTTCGGTATCATGTCCTAA
- the LOC128634096 gene encoding zinc finger protein 239-like isoform X1, which translates to MQFLCVPSPLRPISVETFESKCHHYFSKSTQKNMVSTRASSRKKRFLNQSSFQRHQRIHTGEKPYQCSQCGKSFDQESNFRRHQRIHTGEKPYQCSQCGTSFGQKYTLQQHQRIHTGEKPYQCSQCGMSFRQKCTLQQHQHIHTGEKPFICVQCGAKFTHRPNFKTHQRIHTGEKPYNCSQCGKSFTDSSTLRRHRRVHTGEKPYFCSHCGKIFNLESNLQRHQRVHTGEKPYQCSHCGKRFADSSTLRRHQRVHTGEKLYWCKTRPKPS; encoded by the exons ATGCAGTTCTTATGCGTGCCTTCACCATTGAGGCCAATTTCTGTGGAGACATTTGAAAGTAAATGTCATCATTATTTTTCAAAGAGT ACACAGAAGAACATGGTGTCCACAAGAGCCTCCAGTAGGAAGAAGAGATTTCTCAATCAGAGCAGTTTCCAaagacaccagcgcattcacactggagaaaaaccgtatcagtgctcacagtgtggaaagagttttgaTCAAGAGAGTAATTTCCGACGACACCAgcgtattcacacaggagaaaaaccgtatcagtgctcacagtgtggaacgAGTTTCGGGCAGAAATATACTCTCCAgcaacaccagcgcattcatacaggagaaaagccgtatcaGTGTTCACAGTGTGGAATGAGTTTCAGGCAGAAATGTACTCTCCAGCAACACCAGCACATTCATACAGGAGAAAAACCATTTATCTGTGTGCAGTGTGGGGCGAAATTTACTCACAGGCCTAATTTCAAAACACACCAgcgtattcacacaggagagaagccgtataaTTGCTCACAATGCGGAAAGAGTTTTACTGACTCGAGTACTCTCCGACGACACCGGcgcgttcacacaggagagaagccgtatttCTGCTCACACTGTGGAAAGATTTTTAATCTAGAGAGTAATCTCCAACGACACCAGCGCGTtcatacaggagagaagccatatcagTGCTCACACTGTGGAAAGCGTTTTGCTGACTCGAGTACTCTCCGACGACACCAGcgcgttcacacaggagagaagctgtATTGGTGCAAAACCAGACCTAAACCCAGTTGA
- the LOC128634096 gene encoding zinc finger protein 239-like isoform X2: MVSTRASSRKKRFLNQSSFQRHQRIHTGEKPYQCSQCGKSFDQESNFRRHQRIHTGEKPYQCSQCGTSFGQKYTLQQHQRIHTGEKPYQCSQCGMSFRQKCTLQQHQHIHTGEKPFICVQCGAKFTHRPNFKTHQRIHTGEKPYNCSQCGKSFTDSSTLRRHRRVHTGEKPYFCSHCGKIFNLESNLQRHQRVHTGEKPYQCSHCGKRFADSSTLRRHQRVHTGEKLYWCKTRPKPS, from the coding sequence ATGGTGTCCACAAGAGCCTCCAGTAGGAAGAAGAGATTTCTCAATCAGAGCAGTTTCCAaagacaccagcgcattcacactggagaaaaaccgtatcagtgctcacagtgtggaaagagttttgaTCAAGAGAGTAATTTCCGACGACACCAgcgtattcacacaggagaaaaaccgtatcagtgctcacagtgtggaacgAGTTTCGGGCAGAAATATACTCTCCAgcaacaccagcgcattcatacaggagaaaagccgtatcaGTGTTCACAGTGTGGAATGAGTTTCAGGCAGAAATGTACTCTCCAGCAACACCAGCACATTCATACAGGAGAAAAACCATTTATCTGTGTGCAGTGTGGGGCGAAATTTACTCACAGGCCTAATTTCAAAACACACCAgcgtattcacacaggagagaagccgtataaTTGCTCACAATGCGGAAAGAGTTTTACTGACTCGAGTACTCTCCGACGACACCGGcgcgttcacacaggagagaagccgtatttCTGCTCACACTGTGGAAAGATTTTTAATCTAGAGAGTAATCTCCAACGACACCAGCGCGTtcatacaggagagaagccatatcagTGCTCACACTGTGGAAAGCGTTTTGCTGACTCGAGTACTCTCCGACGACACCAGcgcgttcacacaggagagaagctgtATTGGTGCAAAACCAGACCTAAACCCAGTTGA